The Paenibacillus amylolyticus genome contains the following window.
AAGCGGGGCGTTCGTTTCCTGACAGGGGCCAAGGTTCTAACAGAAACGTATAGCACGGATACAGAGGGCATCCAGATTGATGTGCAGCTTGGTAATGATAAGCAGGAAACACTGAAAGCCGATAAAATGCTCGTGTCAGTTGGTCGTCAGGCTAATGTCGAAAATATCGGACTCGAAAATACGGATATCAAACTGGAGCATGGGTTCATCGTTGTGAATAAACAGTTACAGACTGGTGAAGGTCACATCTACGCCATTGGTGACTGCATCGGCGGTCTACAGCTTGCACACGCGGCAAGTCATGAAGGTATTCTTGCTGTCAATCATTTGGCGGGGAAACAGTTCATGCCGTTGAATCCCATCGTATTCCGCGTTGTGTGTACACACGTCCGGAAGCAGCCAGCATTGGATTCACCGAGCGTGAAGCGAAAGAACGTGGCTATGACATCAAAACAGGCAAGTTCCCGTTTCAGGCGATTGGCAAATCGCTCATTCATGGAAGCCGTGATGGATTCGTGAAGGTGATCGCAGATGCCAAGACGAATGATATATTGGGGGTACATATGATTGGCACCCATGTGACAGAATTGATCGCTGAGGCTTCTCTGGCTCAGATGCTGGATGCCACACCTTGGGAAGTCGGACAAACCATTCATCCACACCCTTCTCTGTCGGAAATCATGGGTGAAGCCATGCTGGCGGTCGATGGAAAGGCCATTGGAATGTAAGCCAAACAGGCTTATGAGAAAGGTTCTTTCCTTTTTTGGGCAAAAGGGATTATAATAAGGTTAAGCCAAGTCTTAGTACCAGGTTATAAGATCGGGTAGTAAGAGTGGCACAGGCTCTGATTAAAAGGAGGTACCTCATATGAGTTCACAAGGTACTGCAGACGCGGTCCATCGGCATCAACAGCTGGGGCTTAGCGATGGTGAAGTATTGGATATGTACAAATACATGCTGCTCGCACGCAAGTTTGACGAGCGTTGCTTGCTCTTGCAACGGGCTGGCAAAATTAACTTTCACGTATCCGGTGTAGGACAGGAAGCTGCGCAAGTAGGCGCCGCTTTTGGTCTGGATCGGGATCACGATTATTATTTGCCGTATTACCGCGATTATGGTTTTGTGCTGGCGGTAGGCATGACTCCGCGTGAGTTGATGCTGTCCGCTTTTGCAAAAGCGGAAGATCCGAATAGTGGCGGCCGGCAAATGCCGGGTCACTTCGGTCACAAAAAGCTGCGGATCGTGACGGGCTCCAGCCCGGTTACAACACAGGTTCCGCACGCTGTCGGGTTTGCATTGGCAGCCAAAATGAAGAAGCAGGAATTTGTTTCTTTTGTTACGTTTGGTGAAGGATCAAGCAACCAGGGCGACTTCCACGAGGGAGCCAATTTTGCAGGTGTACACAAGTTGCCTGTCATTATTATGTGCGAGAACAATCAGTACGCGATTTCCGTTCCGATTCACAAGCAGCTTAGCGGTAAAATATCGGATCGTGCACTCGGTTACGGATTCCCCGGATTGCGCGTAGATGGTAACGATGCGCTCGAAGTATACGCTGCTGTGAAGCAAGCACGCCAACGTGCCATAGCAGGCGAAGGACCTACACTGATTGAAGCGATGATGTATCGTCTCTCTCCTCATTCCACTTCTGACAATGATCTGGCTTACCGGACCAAGGAAGAAGTTGAAGAGAACTGGAAGAAGGACGGCGTACTTCGCATGAAGAATTATCTGATGGATTGCGGCATCTGGGATGAAGCCCGGGATGCGGATCTGGCTTCCCAGCTTGCACTGGAAATGAAAGAAGCGACTGAATATGCAGACAACGCGCCATATCCGAAACCTGAGGACACTCTGACGCACGTTTATGCGGACAGCGAAGAAGGGGGACGGTAAGTATGGCAGTGATGGAATATATTGATGCAATCCGTCTTGCGATGAAAGAAGAGATGGAGCGGGATGAAAATGTCTTTATCC
Protein-coding sequences here:
- a CDS encoding thiamine pyrophosphate-dependent dehydrogenase E1 component subunit alpha — its product is MSSQGTADAVHRHQQLGLSDGEVLDMYKYMLLARKFDERCLLLQRAGKINFHVSGVGQEAAQVGAAFGLDRDHDYYLPYYRDYGFVLAVGMTPRELMLSAFAKAEDPNSGGRQMPGHFGHKKLRIVTGSSPVTTQVPHAVGFALAAKMKKQEFVSFVTFGEGSSNQGDFHEGANFAGVHKLPVIIMCENNQYAISVPIHKQLSGKISDRALGYGFPGLRVDGNDALEVYAAVKQARQRAIAGEGPTLIEAMMYRLSPHSTSDNDLAYRTKEEVEENWKKDGVLRMKNYLMDCGIWDEARDADLASQLALEMKEATEYADNAPYPKPEDTLTHVYADSEEGGR